The Amycolatopsis viridis genome window below encodes:
- a CDS encoding acyl-CoA carboxylase epsilon subunit, with protein MSESEESPPARPVLRVVRGNPDEAELAALTAVVAAAASAGGEEAPRKPERTSFWADRAALVRRPLPRPGAGAWRASAWPR; from the coding sequence ATGAGCGAGTCCGAGGAAAGTCCCCCCGCCCGGCCGGTGCTGCGCGTGGTGCGCGGCAACCCGGACGAGGCGGAACTGGCGGCGCTGACGGCCGTCGTGGCCGCGGCGGCGTCCGCCGGTGGCGAGGAGGCGCCGCGGAAGCCGGAGCGGACGTCCTTCTGGGCGGACCGCGCGGCGCTGGTGCGCCGGCCGCTGCCCCGGCCCGGGGCGGGTGCCTGGCGGGCCTCCGCCTGGCCGCGGTAG